The nucleotide sequence TCGGCGCGATGCTGCTCGACGAGCACGTGCATGTACGCCCGCAGCTCGTCCTGGTTGGCCATCATCTCTTCGGTGGTCAGCGGGCTGGTCGACAGCGCGGCGTCGCTCCACACGCGGAACTTCGGCCGGTCCTCGACCGGGACACCGAGCAGTTCGCAGATCACCGCGACCGGGATCGGCAGCGCGTAGTCCTCGACCAGGTCGGCGGGCTGCCCCTTGGCCTTCATGTCCTGGATCAGGCCCGCCGCCAGCTCGGCGACGCGCGGCCGCAGCAGTTCGACGCGCCGCATGGTGAACGCCTTCGCGACCAGCGTGCGCAGCCGGGTGTGATCCGGCGGGTCCATGCTCAGGATCCCGCCGGGCCGCCTGCCCGGCGCCATCCGCGGCTCGTCCCGTTCCGCCGCCATCGCACGGGAGAAGCGCCGGTCGCCCAGTACGAAGCGCGCGTCGGCGTATCGGGTGGCGAGCCACGCCGGCTCACCGTGCGGAAGACGGACACGGAGCATGCCCTTGGTCGCGCGGGCGGCCGCGTAGGCCTCGTTGAGTTCGAGCCCGGCGTCTTCGTTGAAGGGATAGGCGACGAATTCGGTGTCTGTGGTGGTCATTTATCCGGAAACCCCCCGGCTCGGCGGTTTGTAAGCAACTGCTTACAACGCTAACCATGATCACGGTGAGCGTCAATGCGCCTACCGTGCGACGTCCGGCTAGCCTTTGGCGATGACGGAAGAACCGCAGGTCCGCAAGCGTGACGCGGCCGCGACCAGGGCGGCCCTGCTCGACGCGGCGGCGGCTCTCTTCGCCGAACGCGGTTTCGACCGGACGACCGTGCGCGACATCGCGAAACTCGCCGGGGTCAATCAGGCCTTGCTTTTCCGCTACTTCGGTTCGAAGGACGCGCTGTTCGAGGAGGTCCTGGCGCGCGGCGGACGCGAGCAGATCGCCACCACCCCGCCGGACGAACTGCTCGGGACGGCGTTGCGCAGCATGCTGGAGTCCGACACCGGCCGCGACCGCACCCTCGACGCGTACCTGCGCTCGACGGGGCACGACAGCGCCGCCGCCGCGGTCCGGCGGCAGCTCGGCGAGGAGTACGCCAAGGTGCTCGCCACGCTGACCGACGCCGAAGACGCGGACCTGCGGGCCGACCTGATCCTCGCCTGGCTGCTCGGGATCGGTCTGGTCCGCGACATCACCGGCAAGGAACCGCTGGCCAGCGCGGATCCCGACGACGTCTGCCGCCTGGTGCTCGGCGCGGCGCGGACGTTGCTGGAGCGCAGCGGGTAATTACGTCGCCTTCCCCGGCGCGCTGCTCTACGGTCGTGCCGTGATCCCGTTTCCGCCCGCCGGCACCGAAGCCGAGTTCGACGCGCTGACCAGGCAAGACCTCCTTCCGGCGGTGACTTCGCTGGGCCTTGGCGAGGCTGTCCCGTTCACCGAGGGTTCCTTGCCGGTCTACGCCGTCGGCGAAGATCTGGTGCTCAAGCTGTTCCCGCCGGTGCATCGCGACGAACTCCCGACCGAGCGGACGATGCTCGAGGTCCTGCACGGGAAACTGCCGATCCCGACCCCCGCCGTGCACGAGGCCGGTGAACGGGACGGCTGGGGCTACGTGCTCATGGACCGCCTGCGCGGCGAAACGCTGAAGGACGCCTGGCCGAAACTGTCCACAGAGGACAAGCACCGGCTCGCTCCCGAACTCGGCGAGGCGCTGGCCGCCCTGCATTCGCTGCACGACCCGCGGCTCGACGTCCTCGGCCCGCCGGACTGGGCCGCGTTCGTCGCCGGGCAGCGCGAAAAGGTCGTCGAGCATCACCGCCGGACCGGGCTCGACGAGTCTTGGATCAGCCGGATTCCGGCGTTCCTCGACTCGGTCGACCTGGGCAGCCCGCCGGTCGTCCCGCTGCACACCGAATTCATGCGTGACCACCTCATGGTCGTCCACGACGGCGAACGCCCTCGGCTGACCGGCCTCTTCGATTTCGAACCGGCGATGCGGGGTGCGGCCGAGTACGACTTCGTCGCCGTCGGTCTGTTCGTTTCGGGCGGGGACAAGGATTTCCTGCGTCGCCTGCTGGCCGGATACGGCGTCGAGCCGGACGAAGAGTTCTCCCGGCGTTGCCTGGCCTACGCTCTTTTGCACGTCTACAGCAATTTCACCTGGTACTTCAGGGTTCTTCCCGCACCGGACGAGCCGACGCTGGAGAGCCTCAGCCGCGCTTGGTGGTAGCTCACGTGACGGGTACGGCTTCCGGGCCGCGGATCGAGAGCGGCAGGCGGCGCGGCCGGAAGGACCCGGCCGGTCACCCGCCCGAAGAGCCGAAGATCCTTCTCACCCGGTGATAATCCCGCGCAGGAACTCCAGGTAGCCCGGCCGCTCGGCCGCGGACAGCAGCGTTCCGCCGCTCGCTCGCTGAGCCTGGATCAGGCCGAGGAAAGCCGTGTACGCCAGTAGACCTCGATGCCGGGCCTCGGTTTCGGGACGGCCCATTTCCCGGAAACACCGGACGATGAAGTCGACGCGCCGCGCGGTGACGTCCGCGAGCAGCGGGCCGATCACCGGGTCGCCGGCATGGGCGAGCAGGGTCAGCTCGGCCCGCTCGTCGTCCTTGCCGCTGAAGACGAGTTCGAAAAGCTCGCGCAGCCTTCGCTCCGGATCCGAGATCCCGTCCAGCAGGGTGATCAGCGCCTCGGTGTCGTGCTCGACCCACCGGCGCACGGCCGCTTCGACCAGGGCGTCCCGATTCGCGAAATGCCAGTAGAAGCTGCCTTTCGTCGTCCCGAGTTTCGCCGCGAGAGGCTCGACGGCGATCGCGGCGACCCCGCCGTCGCACAACGCTTCGAGCGCCGCGTCGGCCCAATCTTCACGGGCGAGCTTCCGTTTCACGCTCCGTACGCTACCGTATGGGAAACCATACGGCACCGTACGGAGGCTGACATGCCCTTCGGATCACCCGCGAACTGGGGCGCGACCCCGGAAGAACGCCGCCGCGCGCAGCCGGCGGACACCCTGCTCGACGGCCCGATCGCGCACTTCGACCGGGCGATCACCGTGCACGCGCCCGCCGCGCTCGCCTACCGCTGGCTCTGCCAGATCTCGGTCGCGCCCTACAGCTACGACCTGCTCGACAATCTGGGGCGCCGCAGTCCGAGCACGCTCACCCCCGGCGCCGACGAACTCGCTCCCGGCGACAAGCTGATCGTGTTCGAGCTGACCGAGGTCGAACCGGGGCACCAGCTCACCGGCCGCACCTTCGCCGAATCCGAGAAGGTGTTCGGCCCGGTGGCCGCCACTTACTCGGTCGAACCGATCGACGAAACCTCCTGTCGCATGCTGTGCCGCATCATCGTCACCTCGAAGGGATTCCGCGGCCGCCTCAAGGAGTTCCTGCTCGGCTGGGGCGACCTGGTCATGATGCGGAAGCAGCTGCTGACGTTGAAGAAGTACGCCGAACGGGACGCGCGGCTCGGTCACCTCTCGTGAGTGGTAAGGACGGTTAGAACCGTCCTTACCACTCACGAGCGTCTAGGGCAGCGCGCGCCTCAACAGCTCGGCCAGGTGCAGCGCCCGCCGTCCGTCGAGCTGCTCGATCTGCGTCCGGCAGCTGAAGCCGTCGGCGACCACCTCGGTGCCCTCGGCCGCGGCACGGATCGCGGGCAGCATGCGGTCTTCGGCGCAGGCGACGGAAACGTCGTAGTGCCCGCGTTCGAAGCCGAAGTTGCCCGCCAGTCCACAGCAGCCGGAGTCCATTGTGGAATTGTGGACACCCGCGGCGCGCATCGCGGCCTCGTCGGCGTCGAAGCCGAGCACGGCGTGCTGGTGACAGTGCACCTGGCTGAGCGCTTCGACGTCGAGCGACCGGAATTCGAGCGGCGAGTCCTCGACGAGTTCGGCGAAGGTCCTGGTCCGTTCGGCGAGCAGTTCCGCCACCGGGTCGCCGGGCAGGAGCGCCGGGAGATCGCCGCGGAACAGAGCCGTGCAGCTCGGCTCCAGACCCGCCACCTGATATCCCGCACGCAGGTACGGTTCGAGTACGGAAAGCGTGCGGCGCAACACCTTCTTCGCCGCGTCGAGCTGTCCGGTGGACACCAGGGTCAGCCCGCAGCAGACGCCGCGATCGGGCAGGACGACGTCGTAGCCGGCGGCGGTGAGCACCTCGGCCGCGGCGTCGAGGACGTCCGGGGTGAGGTAGTTGTTGAAGGAGTCGGGCCAGAGCACGACGGGCCGGGAGCCGGTCGCCCAGCGCTTCAGGTCGGTGCGGCGCCGGGTGAACGGCGCCGTGGCGAACGTCGGCAGCTCCCGTTCCGGCGCGATCCCGCCGAACTTCTTCAGGAGCCCGGAGAACCGGCGTGAGATCGTGTTCGCCGGCCGGGGCGCCAGCGCCGCCGCGCGCAACCACAGCGGAAGCCAGCCCATCGAGTAGTGCGACGCCGGGCGCAGCCGTCCCTTGTGATGCTGGTGCAGGAACTCCGCCTTGTACGTCGCCATGTCGACGTCGACCGGGCAATCGGACAGGCATCCTTTGCACGACAGGCAGAGATCCAGCGCCTCGGCGACCTCTTCCGAGCGCCAGCCGTCGGTGATCAGTTCGCCGTTCACCATTTCGGCGAGCAGATGCGCGCGCCCCCGCGTCGAGTGCTTTTCCTCGCGCGTGGCGCGGTAGCTCGGGCACATCACGCCCGCACCGGTGGTGTTGCGGCATTTCCCGACGCCGACGCAGCGCCGCATCGCCTGCCCGAAGCTGCCCCGGTCTTCCGGGTACGCGAGCGCGGTGACGTCTTCGAGGTCCAGCGGCGCGCGCCGGACGCGGAGATCGGCGTCGACCGGCCTGGGGTTCACCAGGATGCCCGGGTTCATCATGCCCGCCGGATCGAAGATTCCCTTGAACCGCGCGAAGAGCGCGAGGATTTCGGGGCTGTACATCCGGGTCAGCAGTTCCGAGCGGGCCTGTCCGTCACCGTGTTCCCCGGACAGCGAGCCACCGTGCGCGGCGACCAGGTCCGCCGCCTCTTCGAGGAACGACCGGAACCCGGCGATCCCTCGCGGTGACAACAGATCGAAGTCCAGCCGCAGGTGCAGGCAGCCCTCGCCGTAGTGGCCGTAGACGACGCTCTTGCGGCCGTGCTCGCGCATGAGCTGCTTGAACTCCCGCAGATAGGCGCCCAAACGCTCGGGCGGGACGGCCGCGTCCTCCCAGCCGGGCCAGGCCTCCTCACCGCCGGCCAGCCGGGTCGCGAGACCGGCGCCCTCCTCCCGGATCCGCCACAGCCGCTTCTGCGCGGCCACGTCGTCCAGGAGCGCGGATCCGGTCAGCGCGCCGCGGAGCCCGTCGATCAGGCCGCGCGCCTTGTCCGGATCGGCCATCTCGACGAACAGCCACGCACCGCCCGGCGGAAGCCCGTCGGCGCGACCGGGTTCGAGCAGGGCGACGAGGTCCGCGTCGACACCCTCGACGGTCAGCGGCGACCACGGCAGGATCTCCATGACCGCGTCGGCCGCGGCGATGTCGGACTCGAAGCCGAGCACCGCGAGCACCTTGCGTTTCGGCACCTCGGCGAGGGACACCGTCGCCTCCAGCACGGTGACGCAGGTGCCCTCGCTGCCGACCAGCGCCTTGGCGACGTCGAAACCGTTCTCCGGCAACAGGTGCTCCAGCCCGTAGCCGGACACCCGCCTGCTGAACGAGGACAGCTCGGTCCGCAGCAGCGCCAGGTTGTCGTGGACGAGCGCGCGCAGTTCCGAGAAGACCCGGCCTTCCGTGCCGGGCCGGGACGCCCGCGCGTCCACTTCGGACGGCGACGTCGGGCCGACGGTGAGCCGGGTGCCGTCGTAGAGCAGCACGTCCAGTTCCCGGACGACGTCGACCGTCCGGCCCCAGGCGACCGAATGCGAGCCGCAGGCGTTGTTGCCGATCATCCCGCCGATCGTGCAGCGCGAATGCGTCGACGGATCGGGCCCGAACCGGAGGCCGTGGGGCGCGGCGAGCCGCTGGAGGTCGTCGAGGACGGTTCCCGGGGCGACCCTCGCCGTGCGGGCGGCCGGGTCGAGGCCGAGAACGCCGCCGAAGTGGCGTGACGTGTCGATCACGACGCCCGGCCCGCACGAGTTGCCGGCGACGCTGGTGCCGCCGCCGCGGGCGATCACGGGCAGCCCGGCCTCCCGGCAGGCGGCGACGGCCGCGATCACTTCGTCGACGCTCCGCGGCAGCACCACACCCTTCGGCACGTGCCGGTAGTTGGAGGCATCGGTCGTGTACAGCGCCAGTGTCGCGGCGTCGGCCAGGATCTCCACGGGGTCCATTCAAGACAACCGCGGGCGAGAACGCATCGGCGAACCTCTCCGGACGGGTGTGTCGGAAACCACGTCCGATATGCGATCGTGAGCGCGTGACGGCGAGACGGCACGCCGGTGAAGACCTCGCCGCCGAGCACAGCGCGGTGCTCGGCGGGCTTCTTCGCGAGCGCGAAGAGCTGCTCGCCACCCTCGACCGGGTCGCGGCCCTCAACGGCACCGCGCGCCTGATCCGCGAGTCGATCGGCACGCATTCCGGCTTCGTCGCCGAGCTGACCGGGCCCGAACAGGCGGTGATCCGCTGGATGTCGGGCACCCGCACGGACGCGTTGCAGGACCTCGCCGTGCCCATCGGCCAGGGCATCGGCGGGCGGGTGCTCGCGCTGGGCAAGCCGGTGCGGGTCAACGACTACGTCAACTCGCCGAGCATCACCCACCAGTTCGACGCGCAGGTACGCGGTGAGGGCCTCGCCGCGATGATCGCCGTCCCGATCGTCAGCGGGACCGAGACCGTCGCCATCGCGTACGCCGCCATGCGCGAGCGCCGCGACTTCGGCGACGACGCGGTCCAGTCCCTCGAAGACATCGCCACCGAGGCCGGCCGGGCGCTGAAACTGGCGTCGGTCGCCGAGGCCGACCGCGAGACCGCGCTGTCCGCCGAGCGGCTCCGGATGCAGAGCGCGCTGCACGATTCGGTCGGCGCGCTGCTGTTCTCCATCGGCGTCCAGGTCCGGAACCTGCACGAGGACATCAGCGACAACCCGGCGCTCGAATCGCGGCTGCGACGGCTGGAGGGCGACGTGTCGGCCGCGTCGAGAGCGCTGCGCGAGTCGTTGCTGGCGTTGTCGGAGTCGAGCCCGGAACGCGCGCTGCCGGTGGAGCTGGCCGAGCACTGCCGCTCGTTCCAGGCGCGCTGCGGCGTCCCGGCGCGCTTCGTCCAGCTCGCGCCGGTGCCGCGGCTCGACGCCGAACGCACCGGCCTGCTGGTGGCGGCGGTGCGGGAGGGCCTGCTCAACGTGGAGAAGCACGCGGACGCGCTGTCCGTCGTGGTCAGCCTGCTGCCCAGCGAAGACGGCGTGCAGGTGGTGGTCGCCGACGACGGGACCGGGCATCGCTCCGGAGACGAGGAGCCTGAGCCGGGGACCGGGATGGGGCTGCGCGCGCTGGCCGAACGCGCCGCGCGGCTCGGCGGCCGGGTCAGCCTGGTCCGCGACGAGGACGACGGGTGCACGCTGCGCGCATGGGTACCGGAACCGTGCCGTCGCCGGTGACGGTCCTCGTCGTGGACGACCACCCGGTGGTCCGCGACGGGGTGAGCCTGCTGCTGCGCTACGACCCGGCGATGACCGTGGTCGGTTCGGCCGAGACCGGCCGGTCCGCGATCCAGCGGGCGGCTGAGCTGAAGCCGGTGCTGATCCTGCTGGACCTGCGGCTGCCGGACATGCTCGCGCCCGAGGTCATCGCCGAGCTCCGGCGCGTGCACCCGGCCGGGCGGATCGTGGTGTTCACCGCGCACGGCGACCATCAGGGTGTCCGGGCCGCGCTGGATTCCGGGGCGCACGGCTGCCTGCTCAAGGACGTCGCCGGGACGGATCTGGTGGCGGCGCTGCGGCAGGTGCTCAGGGGTGAGCGCGTCGTCGATCCGCGCATCTTCCCCGACGACGGCCAGCGGTCCGACGCACTGGCCCGCAGTGGCCTGACGCGGCGCGAGTACGAGGTTTTACGACTCGCGGCGCAGGGGCAGACGAATCCGGAGATCGCGGAATCGACCGGCCTGGCGCGGAACACGGTGAAGACCTACCTGCAGTCGGCACTGCACAAACTCGGCGCCCGGAACCGCGTCGAGGCCATCGGTAAAGCCTCCGAAGCCGGCCTCCTCTAACCCCTCCGCAATTAGTCACCTACTTGCGGTAGTTCGACGATGAACTACCGCAAGTAGATGACGAATTGCGGGGTTCGGGTGCGTGAGGACCGCAAGCAGGTGACGAATTGCGCTGTGTCCGTTTTGTAGCCGTCTGGGTCTCCAGGTGGGGGTAACGCGGCGGAGGGTGCCCACGCAGGATGACCGCCACCGATCGTGACTCGGGTCACACGGATGGAGGAGGCGGCTTGCTGAGTGTCCGTGATCTTCAAGTGCGGTACGGCCGATCGGTGGCCGCACTGCACGGGGTCGACCTCGACGTTTCACCCGATGGAGTGCTGGCCGTCCTCGGCAGCAACGGTGCCGGGAAATCGACTCTGCTGCGCACGGTCTCCGGCACGCTGCGTATGCACCGCGGCTCGGTTTCCGCCGGCGAGGTGCGCTACGACGGCAAACCACTGACCAAACTGGACCCCGCCCGCATCGTCGGTCTCGGTGTGGTCGGCGTCCCCGAAGGCCGCCAGGTCTTCGCGCGGATGACGGTCGAGGAGAACCTGCGCGCGGGCGGGATCGGCGCCCGCTCCCCCGAGCAGCGCGCCGCCGCCCGCAAACGCGTCGACGAGCTCTTCCCGGTCCTGTCCGAACGGGCCAAACAACGGGCGGGCCTGCTCTCCGGCGGCGAGCAGCAGATGCTCGCGATCGGCCGCGCGCTGATGTCCGGCCCGCGACTCCTTCTGCTTGACGAACCCTCGCTGGGGCTCGCGCCGAAGATCGTCGAGCGGATCAGCGACATCATCCGCGAGATCCACGACCAGGGCACCGCCGTGGTGCTGGTCGAGCAGAACGCCGTGATGGCGTTGCGCGTCGCCGATCACGCGATCGTCCTGGAGGTGGGCCGGGTCGCGCTCGCCGGGACGACGGCCGAACTCGCGGCGAGCGAGGAGGTCCAGCGGCTCTACCTCGGTGGCCACGCCGAATCGCAGGCCACCGCCGAGGCCGAAGCCGCCGACGCCCGCAAGCAGCTCGCGGGCCGGAGCCTGTCGAGGTGGGCCGGATGACGCCGCCCGAGCTGCACGTCGAGAACGTGACCCTGCGCTTCGGCGGGATCAGGGCGCTCGACGACGTCTCCTTCACCGTCGGTTCCGGCTCGCTGCACGCGCTCATCGGGCCGAACGGCGCCGGGAAGTCCAGCTGTTTCAACGTGATCAGCGGGCTCTACCGGGCGAACACCGGCCGCGTCCGGCTCGACGACGCCGTCCTTTCCGGACTCCCGCCGCACCGGCTGGCCGGCCTCGGCGTCGGCCGGTCGTTCCAGAACGCCGCCCTCTCCCCCGGCTCCACCGTGCTCGACAACGTCATGCTCGGACGGCACGCGCTGACCAAGGGCGGCTTCCTCGCCTGCGGGCTCCGGCTGCCGTGGACGGTCCGCGCCGAACGACGGCATTCCGCGCGGGCCAAGGAGATCTGCGACTTCCTCGGCATCGGCGCGCTGGTGGATCTCCCGGTCGGCGCGCTGCCCTACGGCGCCGTGAAACGCGTCGACCTCGCCCGCGCGCTCGCCGTCGAACCGGTCCTGCTGCTGCTCGACGAACCCGCGGCGGGCATGAACGCGACCGAGACCGCCGAACTGGCCGGGACGATCCGCGACGTCCGTGACGAGCTCGGCATCTCGATCCTGCTGGTGGAACACGACATGGGGCTGGTGATGGGCATCGCGGACCGGGTCACCGTCCTGGACTTCGGCAGGCGGATCGCCGACGGCACCCCGGCCGAGGTCCAGTCGGATCCGGACGTGATCAGGGCATATCTCGGCACGGAGGCCACGGCGTGAACACTTTCCTGCAACTCGTGGTGAACGGACTCGGCAAGGGCGCGGTGTTCGCGTTGCTGGCGCTGGGTTTCGTGATCATCTTCAAGGCCACCGAAGTGGTCAACTTCGCGCACGGCTCGCTCGTGCTCTTCGGTGGCTACCTGGTCGTCGTGACGCGCGAATCGCTCGGCTGGGCGGGCGCCTCACTGGTCGGCATCATCTCGGCCGGTCTGCTCGCCCTGCTGCTGGAACGGTTCCTGCTGTCCCGCTCGCGGCACGCGGACGCGAACAGCCTGGCGTTGCTGACGATCGGCGTCGACGTGATCATCACCGAGGAGATCGTGCGGCGGCTCGGCGTCACGCTGCCGTTCCTCGGCGACGCCTGGGACGCGCAGCCGTTCCAGATCGGCGGGATCACCCTGTTCCGCACGCATCTGGTGGCGCTGCTCGTCGCCGCCGTGCTGATCACCGCGTTCACGGTGGCGTTCAAGTATTCGAACTGGGGCGTCGCGATGCGAGCCCAGGCCGAGAACCGCGAAGCCGCCGCGCTGATGGGGATCCGCAGTTCGCGGGTGACGGCGACCGCGTGGGTGGTCGCCGGTGTGCTCGCCGGAGTCGCGG is from Amycolatopsis lurida and encodes:
- a CDS encoding cytochrome P450, which codes for MTTTDTEFVAYPFNEDAGLELNEAYAAARATKGMLRVRLPHGEPAWLATRYADARFVLGDRRFSRAMAAERDEPRMAPGRRPGGILSMDPPDHTRLRTLVAKAFTMRRVELLRPRVAELAAGLIQDMKAKGQPADLVEDYALPIPVAVICELLGVPVEDRPKFRVWSDAALSTSPLTTEEMMANQDELRAYMHVLVEQHRAEPQDDLMTALIEARDVRDRLSELELVDMCIGILIAGHETTASQIPNFVYALLEQPEQLARLRADLDLIPAAVEELLRFIPLGAGAGFARYATEDIQVGDVLVKEGEPVMVAIGAANRDALQFTSAETLEFGRESNPHLGFGHGVHHCLGAPLARLELQEALRALLRDLPGLHLDGDIVWKTQMLVRGPRSMPIGW
- a CDS encoding TetR/AcrR family transcriptional regulator, producing the protein MTEEPQVRKRDAAATRAALLDAAAALFAERGFDRTTVRDIAKLAGVNQALLFRYFGSKDALFEEVLARGGREQIATTPPDELLGTALRSMLESDTGRDRTLDAYLRSTGHDSAAAAVRRQLGEEYAKVLATLTDAEDADLRADLILAWLLGIGLVRDITGKEPLASADPDDVCRLVLGAARTLLERSG
- a CDS encoding phosphotransferase family protein, which gives rise to MIPFPPAGTEAEFDALTRQDLLPAVTSLGLGEAVPFTEGSLPVYAVGEDLVLKLFPPVHRDELPTERTMLEVLHGKLPIPTPAVHEAGERDGWGYVLMDRLRGETLKDAWPKLSTEDKHRLAPELGEALAALHSLHDPRLDVLGPPDWAAFVAGQREKVVEHHRRTGLDESWISRIPAFLDSVDLGSPPVVPLHTEFMRDHLMVVHDGERPRLTGLFDFEPAMRGAAEYDFVAVGLFVSGGDKDFLRRLLAGYGVEPDEEFSRRCLAYALLHVYSNFTWYFRVLPAPDEPTLESLSRAWW
- a CDS encoding TetR/AcrR family transcriptional regulator, which encodes MKRKLAREDWADAALEALCDGGVAAIAVEPLAAKLGTTKGSFYWHFANRDALVEAAVRRWVEHDTEALITLLDGISDPERRLRELFELVFSGKDDERAELTLLAHAGDPVIGPLLADVTARRVDFIVRCFREMGRPETEARHRGLLAYTAFLGLIQAQRASGGTLLSAAERPGYLEFLRGIITG
- a CDS encoding FAD-binding and (Fe-S)-binding domain-containing protein; this translates as MDPVEILADAATLALYTTDASNYRHVPKGVVLPRSVDEVIAAVAACREAGLPVIARGGGTSVAGNSCGPGVVIDTSRHFGGVLGLDPAARTARVAPGTVLDDLQRLAAPHGLRFGPDPSTHSRCTIGGMIGNNACGSHSVAWGRTVDVVRELDVLLYDGTRLTVGPTSPSEVDARASRPGTEGRVFSELRALVHDNLALLRTELSSFSRRVSGYGLEHLLPENGFDVAKALVGSEGTCVTVLEATVSLAEVPKRKVLAVLGFESDIAAADAVMEILPWSPLTVEGVDADLVALLEPGRADGLPPGGAWLFVEMADPDKARGLIDGLRGALTGSALLDDVAAQKRLWRIREEGAGLATRLAGGEEAWPGWEDAAVPPERLGAYLREFKQLMREHGRKSVVYGHYGEGCLHLRLDFDLLSPRGIAGFRSFLEEAADLVAAHGGSLSGEHGDGQARSELLTRMYSPEILALFARFKGIFDPAGMMNPGILVNPRPVDADLRVRRAPLDLEDVTALAYPEDRGSFGQAMRRCVGVGKCRNTTGAGVMCPSYRATREEKHSTRGRAHLLAEMVNGELITDGWRSEEVAEALDLCLSCKGCLSDCPVDVDMATYKAEFLHQHHKGRLRPASHYSMGWLPLWLRAAALAPRPANTISRRFSGLLKKFGGIAPERELPTFATAPFTRRRTDLKRWATGSRPVVLWPDSFNNYLTPDVLDAAAEVLTAAGYDVVLPDRGVCCGLTLVSTGQLDAAKKVLRRTLSVLEPYLRAGYQVAGLEPSCTALFRGDLPALLPGDPVAELLAERTRTFAELVEDSPLEFRSLDVEALSQVHCHQHAVLGFDADEAAMRAAGVHNSTMDSGCCGLAGNFGFERGHYDVSVACAEDRMLPAIRAAAEGTEVVADGFSCRTQIEQLDGRRALHLAELLRRALP
- a CDS encoding GAF domain-containing sensor histidine kinase, with translation MTARRHAGEDLAAEHSAVLGGLLREREELLATLDRVAALNGTARLIRESIGTHSGFVAELTGPEQAVIRWMSGTRTDALQDLAVPIGQGIGGRVLALGKPVRVNDYVNSPSITHQFDAQVRGEGLAAMIAVPIVSGTETVAIAYAAMRERRDFGDDAVQSLEDIATEAGRALKLASVAEADRETALSAERLRMQSALHDSVGALLFSIGVQVRNLHEDISDNPALESRLRRLEGDVSAASRALRESLLALSESSPERALPVELAEHCRSFQARCGVPARFVQLAPVPRLDAERTGLLVAAVREGLLNVEKHADALSVVVSLLPSEDGVQVVVADDGTGHRSGDEEPEPGTGMGLRALAERAARLGGRVSLVRDEDDGCTLRAWVPEPCRRR
- a CDS encoding response regulator; its protein translation is MGTGTVPSPVTVLVVDDHPVVRDGVSLLLRYDPAMTVVGSAETGRSAIQRAAELKPVLILLDLRLPDMLAPEVIAELRRVHPAGRIVVFTAHGDHQGVRAALDSGAHGCLLKDVAGTDLVAALRQVLRGERVVDPRIFPDDGQRSDALARSGLTRREYEVLRLAAQGQTNPEIAESTGLARNTVKTYLQSALHKLGARNRVEAIGKASEAGLL
- a CDS encoding ABC transporter ATP-binding protein — translated: MLSVRDLQVRYGRSVAALHGVDLDVSPDGVLAVLGSNGAGKSTLLRTVSGTLRMHRGSVSAGEVRYDGKPLTKLDPARIVGLGVVGVPEGRQVFARMTVEENLRAGGIGARSPEQRAAARKRVDELFPVLSERAKQRAGLLSGGEQQMLAIGRALMSGPRLLLLDEPSLGLAPKIVERISDIIREIHDQGTAVVLVEQNAVMALRVADHAIVLEVGRVALAGTTAELAASEEVQRLYLGGHAESQATAEAEAADARKQLAGRSLSRWAG
- a CDS encoding ABC transporter ATP-binding protein; the protein is MTPPELHVENVTLRFGGIRALDDVSFTVGSGSLHALIGPNGAGKSSCFNVISGLYRANTGRVRLDDAVLSGLPPHRLAGLGVGRSFQNAALSPGSTVLDNVMLGRHALTKGGFLACGLRLPWTVRAERRHSARAKEICDFLGIGALVDLPVGALPYGAVKRVDLARALAVEPVLLLLDEPAAGMNATETAELAGTIRDVRDELGISILLVEHDMGLVMGIADRVTVLDFGRRIADGTPAEVQSDPDVIRAYLGTEATA
- a CDS encoding branched-chain amino acid ABC transporter permease, whose product is MNTFLQLVVNGLGKGAVFALLALGFVIIFKATEVVNFAHGSLVLFGGYLVVVTRESLGWAGASLVGIISAGLLALLLERFLLSRSRHADANSLALLTIGVDVIITEEIVRRLGVTLPFLGDAWDAQPFQIGGITLFRTHLVALLVAAVLITAFTVAFKYSNWGVAMRAQAENREAAALMGIRSSRVTATAWVVAGVLAGVAVLFIATQDFSGAGLSRGTHSIALAAFPAAILGGLDSTAGAVVGGLVVGLVEALSAQYVSFDFSKSAVFLVMLVVLVVRPSGLFGTRESTRV